A portion of the Faecalibacterium sp. I3-3-89 genome contains these proteins:
- a CDS encoding HD domain-containing protein → MTEREEFLDIFHRYVTRPGSEKLLDWLDTKTDFFTAPASTRFHGAYDGGLCAHSLNVYRVLRSSFFEPDTDTEETYAIVALLHDLCKANFYKKGTRNVKNDETGKWEKVPSYSVEDMFPYGHGEKSVFLIERFMKLKVEEAVAIRWHMGGFDDAVRGGSFAMSGAFEKYPLAVKLHISDLEATYLMETRGE, encoded by the coding sequence ATGACGGAGCGCGAGGAGTTTCTGGACATTTTCCACCGGTACGTCACCCGTCCCGGCAGTGAAAAGCTGCTGGACTGGCTGGACACCAAGACGGATTTCTTCACCGCACCGGCCTCCACCCGCTTTCATGGGGCCTATGACGGGGGGCTGTGCGCCCACAGCCTCAATGTCTACCGGGTGCTGCGGAGCAGCTTTTTCGAGCCGGACACCGACACGGAGGAGACTTACGCCATCGTCGCCCTGCTCCACGACCTGTGCAAGGCCAACTTCTACAAAAAAGGCACCCGCAACGTGAAGAACGACGAGACCGGCAAGTGGGAGAAGGTACCCTCCTACAGCGTGGAGGATATGTTCCCCTACGGCCACGGCGAGAAAAGTGTCTTTCTCATCGAGCGGTTCATGAAGCTCAAGGTCGAGGAGGCCGTGGCCATCCGCTGGCATATGGGCGGCTTCGACGACGCCGTCCGGGGCGGAAGCTTTGCCATGTCGGGGGCTTTCGAGAAGTACCCTCTGGCCGTCAAGCTGCATATCTCCGACCTTGAGGCGACGTATCTGATGGAGACGAGGGGAGAGTAA
- a CDS encoding YdbC family protein — protein MAEIKYEIVERIAVLGERPRGWERQLNLISWNDGDPKYDIRDWSPDGTRMGKGISLSHDELAILKGILEDMEL, from the coding sequence ATGGCAGAGATCAAATATGAGATCGTGGAGCGCATCGCCGTCCTCGGCGAGCGTCCCCGGGGCTGGGAGCGTCAGCTGAACCTCATCAGCTGGAACGACGGCGACCCCAAATATGACATCCGCGACTGGTCCCCGGACGGCACCCGCATGGGCAAGGGCATCTCCCTGAGCCACGACGAGCTGGCCATCCTCAAGGGCATCCTCGAGGATATGGAGCTGTAA
- a CDS encoding peptidoglycan-binding domain-containing protein — protein MAIPAYYSLIQRGSSGPDVALVQTWLNGIRDSCTWHAALTVDGRFGAKAEKAVREFQLRYGLAEDGKVGANTWNVLYARYTAKHGLTVPYPGIVLRSGSTGGCVRLVQQKLNAEGERLTTDGKFGTGTAAAVKRYQARHGLAADGTVGKATWEKLFPTA, from the coding sequence ATGGCGATCCCTGCTTACTACTCACTCATCCAGCGCGGCAGCTCCGGCCCCGACGTGGCCCTCGTACAGACGTGGCTCAACGGCATCCGGGACAGCTGCACATGGCACGCAGCCCTCACCGTGGACGGCCGCTTCGGTGCAAAGGCCGAAAAGGCCGTCCGGGAGTTCCAGCTGCGGTATGGTCTGGCAGAGGACGGCAAGGTGGGCGCGAACACATGGAACGTCCTCTACGCCCGCTACACGGCCAAGCACGGCCTGACCGTCCCCTACCCCGGCATCGTGCTGCGCAGCGGCAGCACAGGCGGCTGCGTCCGTCTGGTGCAGCAGAAGCTCAACGCCGAGGGCGAGCGCCTGACCACCGACGGCAAGTTCGGCACAGGCACTGCTGCCGCCGTCAAGCGCTATCAGGCCCGCCATGGCCTCGCCGCCGACGGCACGGTGGGCAAGGCCACATGGGAGAAGCTGTTCCCGACGGCGTGA
- a CDS encoding stage II sporulation protein R, producing MLSRREMGALCAALLLCFLLSLGAGWAKGQLDAADALAADTLRLHIRADTNAVRDQSAKLAVRDAVLALADESCPADGKADAKVWAASNLVRLELTAREVLAARGTHAPVHACLVNMYFPTRRYAGAALPAGRYDAVRLDIGTHRPGRNWWCVLYPGLCRSACGGYARPEENDLVCGEYLVRFRLVEWWGEVTAPREDAVLAGGTLCPDAA from the coding sequence ATGTTATCACGCCGGGAGATGGGGGCGCTGTGCGCCGCCCTGCTGCTCTGCTTTTTGCTGTCGCTGGGGGCAGGCTGGGCGAAGGGGCAGCTGGACGCCGCCGACGCCCTCGCTGCCGACACCCTGCGGCTCCACATCCGGGCCGACACCAACGCAGTGCGGGACCAGAGCGCGAAGCTGGCCGTCCGGGATGCCGTGCTGGCCCTTGCCGACGAGAGCTGCCCAGCGGACGGCAAAGCCGACGCCAAGGTCTGGGCGGCGTCAAATCTCGTCCGGCTCGAACTGACGGCCCGGGAGGTGCTGGCAGCGCGGGGCACCCACGCACCGGTGCACGCCTGCCTCGTCAATATGTATTTCCCCACCCGGCGCTACGCAGGAGCGGCCCTGCCCGCCGGACGGTACGATGCAGTGCGGCTGGACATCGGGACGCACCGGCCGGGCCGCAACTGGTGGTGTGTGCTCTACCCGGGCCTCTGCCGGTCGGCCTGCGGCGGGTATGCACGGCCCGAAGAAAACGACCTCGTCTGCGGGGAGTACCTCGTGCGATTCCGGCTGGTGGAGTGGTGGGGCGAAGTCACCGCCCCCCGGGAGGATGCAGTGCTGGCCGGGGGAACGCTCTGCCCCGACGCCGCATAG
- a CDS encoding PFL family protein has protein sequence MNMMNTGDILETIEMFTQDNLDVRTVTMGISLLDCIDPDPKKACEKIYNKITTRAARLVPAVEHISAEYGIPIINKRISVTPIAMLLGACPDADPVDFAKTLDAAGKKVGVNFVGGYTALVHKGFSAGDLRLIESIPRALAETDIVCSSVNIGATKAGLNMDAVKLMGEAVKKASELTADRQCIGAAKLVVFCNAPEDNPFMAGAFHGPGEPDCEIHVGVSGPGAVRAALARLPKDAPIDQVAELVKRTAFKITRVGQLVANLASEELGVPAGIIDLSLAPTPAVGDSVANILEEMGLETCGCCGTTACLALLNDAVKKGGVMASNHVGGLSGAFIPVSEDDGMIHAAESGCLTIEKLEAMTAVCSVGIDMVIIPGDTTPAVISALIADEAAIGMVNTKTTAVRVIPAIGRKAGEVLDFGGLLGYGPIMPVNQRDPSVFINRGGRLPAPMQSLKN, from the coding sequence ATGAACATGATGAACACCGGCGACATCCTCGAGACCATCGAGATGTTCACGCAGGACAATCTGGACGTGCGCACCGTCACCATGGGCATCAGCCTGTTGGACTGCATCGATCCGGACCCCAAAAAGGCCTGCGAAAAGATCTACAATAAGATCACCACCCGTGCCGCCCGGCTCGTGCCCGCTGTGGAGCACATCAGCGCCGAGTACGGCATCCCCATCATCAACAAGCGCATCAGCGTCACCCCCATCGCCATGCTGCTGGGTGCCTGCCCGGACGCCGACCCGGTGGACTTTGCCAAGACCCTCGACGCCGCCGGTAAGAAGGTCGGCGTCAACTTCGTGGGCGGCTACACTGCCCTCGTCCACAAAGGCTTCTCGGCGGGCGACCTGCGCCTCATCGAGTCCATCCCCCGTGCCCTCGCCGAGACGGACATCGTCTGCAGCTCGGTGAACATCGGCGCGACCAAAGCGGGCCTGAACATGGACGCCGTGAAGCTGATGGGCGAGGCCGTCAAGAAGGCCAGCGAGCTGACCGCCGACCGTCAGTGCATCGGCGCAGCAAAGCTCGTTGTCTTCTGCAATGCACCCGAGGACAACCCCTTCATGGCGGGCGCGTTCCACGGCCCCGGCGAGCCGGACTGCGAGATCCATGTGGGCGTCTCCGGCCCGGGCGCAGTCCGCGCCGCGCTGGCCCGCCTGCCCAAGGATGCCCCCATCGATCAGGTGGCCGAGCTGGTGAAGCGGACGGCCTTCAAGATCACCCGCGTGGGCCAGCTGGTGGCCAATCTCGCCTCCGAGGAGCTGGGCGTGCCCGCCGGCATCATTGACCTGTCTCTGGCCCCCACCCCCGCCGTGGGCGACAGCGTGGCCAACATCCTCGAGGAGATGGGCCTTGAGACCTGCGGCTGCTGCGGCACCACCGCCTGCCTCGCCCTGCTGAACGACGCCGTCAAGAAGGGCGGCGTCATGGCCTCCAACCATGTCGGCGGCCTGTCGGGCGCGTTCATCCCCGTCAGCGAGGACGACGGCATGATCCACGCCGCCGAGTCCGGTTGTCTGACCATCGAGAAACTGGAGGCCATGACGGCTGTCTGCTCGGTGGGCATCGACATGGTCATCATCCCCGGCGACACCACCCCCGCCGTCATCAGCGCCCTCATCGCCGACGAAGCCGCCATCGGCATGGTCAACACCAAGACCACCGCCGTCCGCGTCATCCCGGCCATCGGCCGGAAGGCGGGCGAGGTGCTGGACTTCGGCGGCCTGCTGGGCTACGGGCCGATCATGCCCGTCAACCAGCGCGACCCCTCCGTCTTCATCAACCGCGGCGGCCGCCTTCCCGCACCCATGCAGTCGCTGAAGAACTAA
- a CDS encoding ACT domain-containing protein has product MKAFITVIGHDTVGVVARVSGLCSELNINIEDVTQSILQGMFAMIMLVDITKCNVSHEELHQKMNVLAAEMGMQINLTRQEVFDAMHTI; this is encoded by the coding sequence ATGAAAGCATTCATTACCGTCATCGGCCACGACACCGTGGGCGTCGTCGCCCGCGTCTCGGGCCTGTGCAGCGAGCTGAACATCAACATCGAAGACGTCACCCAGAGCATCCTGCAGGGTATGTTCGCCATGATCATGCTGGTGGACATCACCAAGTGCAATGTCTCCCACGAGGAGCTGCACCAGAAGATGAATGTTCTCGCCGCCGAGATGGGGATGCAGATCAATCTCACCCGTCAGGAAGTTTTTGACGCGATGCATACCATCTGA
- a CDS encoding Lrp/AsnC family transcriptional regulator, which yields MEQLLKILEDNARMSVEDIAAMLNKSPAEVAAMIDLARAQGIIKGYKTLVDWEKAGVNRVEAVIELNVSPKKSRGFDEIAATIASFDEVESVLLMSGGYDLQLVIKGQTFQEIALFVAKRLSPLDDVLSTATHFVLRTYKKEGRLYQDEEIDERECTVL from the coding sequence ATGGAACAGCTTCTGAAGATCCTTGAGGACAACGCCCGGATGTCGGTGGAGGACATCGCGGCTATGCTGAACAAATCCCCCGCCGAGGTGGCGGCGATGATCGACCTTGCCCGGGCGCAGGGCATCATCAAGGGCTACAAGACCCTCGTGGACTGGGAGAAGGCCGGGGTGAACCGGGTGGAGGCCGTCATCGAGCTGAACGTCAGCCCCAAAAAGAGCCGGGGCTTCGACGAGATCGCAGCCACTATCGCCTCCTTCGACGAGGTGGAGAGCGTGCTGCTGATGAGCGGCGGCTACGACCTGCAGCTGGTCATCAAGGGCCAGACCTTTCAGGAGATCGCCCTCTTCGTGGCAAAGCGTCTGTCCCCGCTGGACGATGTGCTGTCCACAGCTACCCACTTCGTGCTCCGCACCTACAAGAAAGAGGGCCGTCTGTATCAGGACGAAGAAATCGATGAAAGAGAGTGCACGGTGCTGTGA
- a CDS encoding aminotransferase class I/II-fold pyridoxal phosphate-dependent enzyme, with translation MDYDRLIAPAAAAMRPSGIRKFFDLAAEMPECISLGVGEPDFKTPWAVREAGIESLEHGRTRYTSNAGLKELRAEIARYLDRRMGLKYDPAKEVLVTVGGSEAIDMCIRTLVQPGDEVIIPEPCFVCYEPITTLSGGVPVHVACHQEDEFRLRADALKAAITPRTKLLIMPFPNNPTGAVMEREDLEAIAEVLRGTDIMVLSDEIYAELNYGLQNHVSIATLPGMAERTVVVNGFSKTYAMTGWRLGYACGPAPIIKIMTKIHQSAIMSAPTTSQYAAITALKDCDGEIERMRNEYNMRRRLVVKSFNDMGLSCFEPRGAFYAFPCIKSSGMTSEEFCTKLLEQKHVAIIPGNAFGASGEGYARVSYAYSVEHLMEALRRIREFLSENGK, from the coding sequence ATGGATTATGATAGACTGATCGCGCCTGCCGCCGCCGCCATGCGGCCCTCCGGCATCCGCAAATTTTTCGACCTTGCCGCCGAGATGCCCGAGTGCATCAGCCTCGGCGTCGGCGAGCCGGACTTCAAGACCCCGTGGGCCGTCCGGGAGGCCGGCATCGAGAGTCTCGAGCATGGCCGCACCCGCTATACCTCCAACGCCGGTCTGAAGGAGCTGCGGGCCGAGATCGCCCGCTACCTCGACCGCCGGATGGGCCTGAAATACGACCCGGCCAAGGAGGTCCTCGTCACCGTGGGCGGCAGCGAGGCCATTGATATGTGCATCCGCACACTGGTACAGCCCGGCGATGAGGTCATCATCCCCGAGCCGTGCTTCGTCTGCTATGAGCCGATCACGACCCTCTCCGGCGGCGTGCCGGTACACGTGGCCTGTCATCAGGAGGACGAGTTCCGCCTCCGGGCCGACGCCCTGAAAGCCGCCATCACCCCGCGCACCAAGCTCCTCATCATGCCTTTCCCCAACAACCCCACCGGCGCAGTGATGGAGCGGGAAGACCTTGAGGCCATCGCCGAGGTGCTGCGGGGCACCGACATCATGGTGCTGTCGGATGAGATCTATGCTGAGCTGAACTACGGCCTCCAGAACCATGTCTCCATCGCCACCCTGCCCGGCATGGCTGAGCGGACGGTGGTGGTCAACGGCTTCTCCAAGACTTACGCTATGACGGGCTGGCGGCTGGGCTATGCCTGCGGCCCCGCGCCCATCATCAAAATTATGACGAAAATTCATCAGAGCGCCATCATGAGCGCCCCCACCACCAGCCAGTATGCCGCCATCACGGCCCTCAAGGACTGCGACGGCGAGATCGAGCGGATGCGCAACGAGTACAATATGCGCCGCCGCCTCGTGGTCAAGAGCTTCAACGACATGGGCCTGAGCTGCTTTGAGCCTCGGGGCGCATTCTATGCCTTCCCCTGCATCAAGTCCAGCGGCATGACCAGCGAGGAGTTCTGCACCAAGCTTCTGGAGCAGAAGCATGTTGCCATCATTCCGGGCAACGCCTTTGGTGCGTCCGGCGAGGGGTACGCCCGGGTGTCCTACGCCTACAGCGTGGAGCACCTGATGGAGGCCCTCCGCCGCATCCGGGAGTTCCTGAGCGAGAACGGCAAGTGA
- the ispE gene encoding 4-(cytidine 5'-diphospho)-2-C-methyl-D-erythritol kinase produces the protein MRSSVTVLAPAKLNLALDVVGILPGGYHALDMTMQAISLYERVVIRRSPYLDLTLPGSKVKAGPGNTAIKAALAFFHYTGLLAGADITIYKNVPVRAGMAGGSADAAAVLVGLNELYGARLSMSELCALGASIGADVPFALMGGTCRVQGLGDVLKPLPPLPECWFTVVMPDYGVSTPEAFAAYDRVGSSVHPDCAAQEAAIRAEDLDGVCAAAGNALEECSGAKDNEAIKNALRENGAVAALMTGSGAAVFGVFRTEDEALAAAAALRPRWPEVYTAQPVRGGAEVQPVRRR, from the coding sequence ATGCGCAGCAGTGTGACGGTGCTGGCCCCGGCCAAGCTGAATCTGGCGCTGGACGTGGTGGGCATCCTGCCCGGGGGCTACCACGCGCTGGACATGACCATGCAGGCCATTTCGCTGTATGAGCGGGTGGTCATCCGCCGCAGCCCCTACCTCGACCTGACCCTCCCGGGCAGCAAGGTCAAGGCAGGCCCCGGCAACACCGCCATCAAGGCGGCGCTGGCCTTTTTTCACTACACAGGCCTGCTGGCGGGGGCCGACATCACCATCTATAAAAACGTGCCTGTCCGGGCTGGCATGGCAGGCGGCAGCGCCGACGCTGCCGCCGTGCTGGTGGGCCTGAATGAGCTGTACGGTGCGCGGCTGTCCATGAGCGAGCTGTGCGCGCTGGGGGCGTCCATCGGCGCGGACGTGCCCTTCGCCCTCATGGGCGGCACCTGCCGGGTGCAGGGCCTCGGCGATGTGCTCAAGCCCCTGCCGCCCCTGCCGGAGTGCTGGTTCACGGTGGTCATGCCCGACTACGGCGTCTCCACCCCTGAGGCATTTGCGGCCTATGACCGGGTGGGCAGCAGCGTCCACCCCGACTGCGCCGCGCAGGAGGCCGCCATCCGGGCCGAGGACCTCGACGGAGTCTGTGCCGCCGCAGGCAATGCCCTCGAGGAGTGCAGCGGCGCGAAGGACAATGAGGCCATCAAGAACGCCCTGCGGGAAAACGGCGCGGTCGCTGCCCTCATGACCGGCAGCGGTGCAGCAGTCTTTGGCGTCTTCCGCACCGAGGACGAGGCCCTTGCCGCTGCCGCCGCCCTCCGTCCTCGCTGGCCGGAGGTCTATACCGCCCAGCCCGTAAGGGGAGGGGCGGAGGTGCAGCCGGTGAGACGGCGCTGA
- a CDS encoding DUF378 domain-containing protein has protein sequence MQSFYKICLVLMIVGGINWGLVGLFQFDFVGWLLGGSASIWSRIVFTLVGVAAVCGIPGLFGDDETGE, from the coding sequence GTGCAGAGCTTTTACAAAATCTGTCTCGTCCTGATGATCGTCGGGGGCATCAACTGGGGGCTGGTGGGCCTGTTCCAGTTCGATTTCGTCGGCTGGCTGCTGGGGGGCAGCGCGTCCATCTGGTCGCGCATCGTCTTTACGCTGGTGGGCGTGGCCGCAGTCTGCGGCATCCCGGGGCTGTTCGGTGACGACGAGACCGGGGAGTGA
- a CDS encoding DUF1292 domain-containing protein gives MAEEMKKPAAETEEEYQPDLMTLEDEDGNEVTFEVIDALDHKGVHYLAVVEYAENEDDLDEDAQLVILSVGEDDEGEYLDVVEDDETLLEVSKLFEKRLSDQFEID, from the coding sequence ATGGCAGAAGAGATGAAGAAGCCCGCCGCTGAGACCGAAGAGGAGTATCAGCCTGATCTGATGACCCTCGAGGACGAGGATGGCAACGAGGTCACGTTTGAAGTGATCGACGCTCTGGACCACAAGGGCGTGCATTATCTTGCCGTCGTGGAATACGCCGAGAACGAGGATGATCTGGACGAGGATGCCCAGTTGGTCATCCTGAGTGTCGGCGAGGACGATGAGGGCGAGTATCTCGACGTGGTGGAGGACGATGAAACGCTGCTGGAAGTCAGCAAGCTGTTCGAGAAGCGTCTGAGCGACCAGTTTGAGATCGACTGA
- a CDS encoding peptidylprolyl isomerase, with amino-acid sequence MRALKKIMAALALTAVLAGCSGGGVLSSLKGGSTSAQSISRPAVESAELQFAHPAAGDTIAVFDTSAGIFKAVLFPDEAPQAVQNFTTLAGQGFYNGLTVTRVEKDFVVEAGQGADGRGTTIWNGSRYPAETTDKLHHYSGALCAAADASGECASVFYVMETLPGADSVTQELTDQMTAAGWRAEVISAYQTAGGAPYLDYTDTVFGQVYEGMDVVDAIARTGVDEAQRPTEPITINSVTITKYE; translated from the coding sequence ATGAGAGCCTTGAAAAAAATAATGGCCGCACTGGCCCTGACGGCAGTGCTGGCCGGGTGCAGTGGGGGCGGCGTCCTCTCCAGCCTCAAGGGCGGCAGCACGTCAGCTCAGAGCATCAGCCGCCCGGCGGTGGAGTCGGCAGAGCTGCAGTTCGCCCACCCGGCGGCGGGGGACACCATCGCGGTGTTCGACACCTCGGCGGGCATCTTTAAGGCCGTGCTTTTCCCCGACGAAGCCCCGCAGGCGGTGCAGAACTTCACCACGCTGGCCGGGCAGGGCTTTTATAACGGTCTCACCGTCACCCGGGTGGAGAAGGATTTTGTGGTCGAGGCCGGGCAGGGCGCAGACGGCAGGGGCACCACCATCTGGAACGGCAGCCGCTACCCCGCCGAGACCACCGATAAGCTCCACCATTACTCCGGTGCCCTCTGTGCGGCGGCGGACGCCTCGGGCGAATGCGCCAGCGTTTTCTACGTCATGGAGACGCTGCCGGGCGCAGACTCAGTGACACAGGAGCTGACCGACCAGATGACTGCCGCCGGCTGGCGGGCCGAGGTCATCAGCGCTTACCAGACGGCGGGCGGCGCACCCTATCTCGACTACACCGATACCGTCTTCGGGCAGGTGTACGAGGGGATGGACGTGGTGGACGCCATCGCCCGGACCGGCGTGGATGAGGCTCAGCGCCCCACCGAACCCATCACCATCAACAGTGTGACCATCACGAAATACGAATAA